Proteins encoded together in one Oxalobacteraceae sp. CFBP 8761 window:
- a CDS encoding oxygen-independent coproporphyrinogen III oxidase-like protein, which translates to MIPIKFVGENVPQPLAGEPRSPATAALQYLQPGALNLTALPPLSLYVHWPWCVRKCPYCDFNSHEGKGELPEKDYLDALRLDLEQSLPLIWGRKIHTVFIGGGTPSLMSAAGLDRLMSDLRTLLPLELDAEITMEANPGTFEAERFKSYRESGINRLSIGIQSFNPAHLKALGRIHDGDEALRAVEIAKNTFDNFNLDLMYALPSQTLAEARHDLETALAFAPPHLSLYHLTMEPNTVFAKYPPALPDDDLSADMQDMIAEVTGAAGYDHYEVSAYARAGRRARHNLNYWQFGDYLGIGAGAHSKISFPHRILRQARYKQPASFIEAAKRGNPVQEEHEIGRTDMGFEFMLNTLRLTGGFDPNLFGERTGMSINTITKSLNEAEAKGLIYRDHKLIKPTELGQRFLNDLQEMFLAE; encoded by the coding sequence CTGCAATACCTGCAGCCGGGCGCGCTGAACCTGACGGCGCTGCCGCCGCTGTCGCTGTACGTGCACTGGCCGTGGTGCGTGCGCAAATGTCCGTACTGCGATTTCAATTCGCACGAAGGCAAGGGCGAGCTGCCCGAGAAGGATTACCTGGACGCGCTGCGCCTCGACCTGGAACAGTCGCTGCCGCTGATCTGGGGCCGCAAGATTCACACCGTCTTCATCGGCGGCGGCACGCCGAGCCTGATGTCGGCCGCGGGCCTGGATCGCCTGATGTCAGACTTGCGCACCCTGCTGCCGCTGGAACTCGACGCCGAGATCACGATGGAAGCCAATCCCGGCACTTTCGAGGCCGAGCGCTTCAAGAGTTATCGCGAGAGCGGCATCAACCGCCTGTCGATCGGCATCCAGAGTTTCAACCCGGCGCACCTGAAGGCGCTGGGCCGCATCCATGACGGCGACGAAGCGCTGCGCGCAGTCGAGATCGCAAAAAACACGTTCGACAACTTCAATCTCGACCTGATGTACGCGCTGCCGTCGCAGACGCTGGCTGAGGCGCGCCACGACCTGGAAACGGCGCTCGCGTTCGCGCCGCCGCACCTGTCGCTATACCACCTGACGATGGAGCCGAACACGGTCTTTGCCAAGTACCCGCCGGCGCTGCCGGACGACGACCTGAGCGCCGACATGCAGGACATGATTGCCGAAGTGACGGGCGCCGCCGGCTACGATCACTACGAAGTGTCGGCCTATGCCCGGGCCGGTCGGCGCGCGCGCCACAACCTGAATTACTGGCAGTTTGGCGACTACCTGGGCATCGGCGCTGGCGCGCATTCGAAGATCTCGTTCCCGCACCGCATCCTGCGCCAGGCCCGCTACAAGCAGCCGGCATCGTTCATCGAGGCGGCAAAGCGCGGCAATCCGGTGCAGGAAGAGCACGAAATCGGCCGCACCGACATGGGTTTTGAATTCATGCTCAACACGCTGCGCCTGACCGGTGGCTTCGATCCGAACCTGTTCGGCGAGCGCACCGGGATGAGCATCAACACGATCACCAAGTCGCTCAACGAGGCCGAGGCCAAGGGGCTGATCTACCGCGATCACAAGCTGATCAAGCCGACGGAACTGGGCCAGCGTTTTCTGAACGATTTGCAGGAAATGTTTTTGGCCGAGTAA
- a CDS encoding efflux transporter outer membrane subunit, translating into MIKHIKLIVTPLALSMALAGCMSLAPDYERPAAPVAGTFPAVPQAATASTSPVITQAPAAVAWQQFFADPRLRQLIDQALVNNRDLRIAIANIEQARAQYRITRADRLPSVGLGVSGNRQTVGEDQPINSQYQAGLQVTSFELDLFGRVRNLSEAALAQYLATEEARKTTQISLIASVANAYLQLLADEELLRITQDTLKTRQDSDRLTQLRFDNGVASRLDIQQSRSLVETALATLAQQQRFRAQDINLLTLLVGQPLPADVSTGATLAKTELPDLPAGLPSDLLANRPDIRAAEQELIAANANIGAARANFFPRISLTASAGSASTELSGLFESGTWGWSFAPQAILPIFDYGRNTATLGAARAQRDIAVARYEQSIQTAFREVADALAGQATYSEQLRAQAAVTEAEADRFNLSDLRFRSGAASQLDLLDAQRSLFQSQQLSVQANLLRLQNQVALYRVLGGGWVEPAAQADGAPVAAR; encoded by the coding sequence ATGATCAAGCACATCAAACTGATCGTCACGCCACTGGCGCTGTCGATGGCACTCGCCGGCTGCATGTCGCTGGCGCCGGACTATGAGCGCCCTGCTGCCCCGGTGGCGGGTACCTTCCCGGCCGTGCCACAGGCCGCCACGGCATCGACCAGCCCGGTAATCACCCAGGCGCCTGCCGCAGTCGCCTGGCAGCAGTTCTTTGCCGATCCACGCCTGCGTCAGCTGATCGACCAGGCACTGGTCAACAACCGTGACCTGCGCATCGCCATCGCCAACATCGAGCAGGCGCGTGCGCAGTACCGCATCACGCGCGCCGATCGCCTGCCGTCAGTGGGCCTGGGTGTGAGCGGCAACCGCCAGACCGTCGGTGAAGACCAGCCGATCAACAGTCAGTACCAGGCAGGCCTGCAAGTCACGTCGTTCGAGCTCGACCTGTTCGGCCGGGTGCGCAACCTGAGCGAAGCCGCACTGGCGCAATACCTGGCCACCGAAGAAGCGCGCAAGACCACGCAGATCAGCCTGATCGCGTCGGTCGCCAACGCTTATCTGCAATTGCTGGCCGACGAAGAGCTGCTGCGCATCACGCAGGACACGCTCAAGACGCGCCAGGATTCGGATCGTCTGACGCAGCTGCGTTTCGATAACGGTGTCGCATCGCGCCTGGACATCCAGCAATCGCGTTCGCTCGTTGAAACGGCCCTGGCCACGCTGGCGCAGCAACAGCGCTTCCGCGCCCAGGACATCAACCTGCTGACGCTGCTGGTTGGCCAGCCGCTGCCGGCCGACGTCTCGACCGGTGCCACGCTGGCCAAGACCGAGCTGCCTGACCTGCCAGCCGGCCTGCCATCGGACCTGCTGGCCAACCGCCCGGACATCCGCGCGGCCGAGCAAGAGCTGATCGCGGCCAACGCCAATATCGGTGCGGCGCGTGCGAACTTCTTCCCGCGCATCTCGCTGACGGCCAGCGCCGGCAGCGCCAGCACCGAGCTGTCGGGCCTGTTCGAGAGCGGCACCTGGGGCTGGTCGTTCGCACCGCAGGCGATCCTGCCGATCTTCGACTACGGCCGCAACACCGCCACGCTGGGCGCCGCCCGTGCCCAGCGCGACATCGCCGTGGCGCGCTACGAGCAATCGATCCAGACCGCGTTCCGCGAAGTGGCGGACGCCCTGGCCGGCCAGGCAACGTACAGCGAACAGCTGCGCGCGCAAGCAGCCGTGACCGAAGCCGAAGCCGACCGCTTCAACCTGTCCGACCTGCGCTTCCGCAGCGGCGCCGCCAGCCAGCTCGACCTGCTCGATGCACAGCGTTCGCTGTTCCAGTCGCAGCAGTTGTCGGTGCAGGCCAATCTGCTGCGTCTGCAGAACCAGGTCGCGTTGTATCGCGTGCTGGGCGGCGGCTGGGTGGAACCGGCGGCGCAAGCTGATGGGGCGCCGGTGGCGGCGAGGTAA